Below is a genomic region from Neisseria arctica.
CCCCCGCTACACCTCTTATCCTACGGCAGACCGCTTCCATAGCGGCTTCGGCGAGTCTGATTACCTACAAGCGTTACAGCAGCGCAATACCGGAGCACTCAATAAACCTTTATCCCTATATATACACATACCTTTTTGCAATACCATTTGCTATTACTGCGGTTGTAACAAAATTATCACAAAAGATAAAACACGTGCCGACGCATATATAGAATACCTAGAAAAAGAAATGGCTCTATTGTCCCCGCATCTCAATGGGAAGCTTCCACTGGCACAGCTCCATTTTGGCGGCGGCACACCCACCTTCTTAGACGATGACCAGCTGGAACGTGTTTTCGACATGATACGGCGCCACTTTCAATTACTGCCGAACGGTGAGTATTCAATCGAAATAGACCCAAGGAAGGTCAGCCGGGAAACCGTCTTTCATCTGGGACGCCTCGGTTTCAACCGTATGAGTGTCGGTATTCAGGATTTCGATCCCAAAGTACAACAAGCCGTCAACCGCATCCAAACTGTTGAGGAAACCCGTGAAGTCATCGAAGCAGCGCGCGAAGCAGGATTCAAATCTGTTAGTGTTGATTTAATATATGGTTTGCCATATCAATCGCTTGAAAGCATCAAACCCACTATCGATACGGTTTTAACACTTGATCCGGACCGACTGGCACTTTACCACTACGCACACCTACCTCATATTTTTAAACCTCAACGCCGTATCGACACTGAGAGCGTACCAGGCAGCGAAGAGAAGCTTGATATACTTCAATACGCCGTACAAACCCTTACTCGGAAAGGTTATACCTTTATCGGTATGGATCATTTTGCCAAACCCAATGACGAATTAGCTATCGCCCTGCGTGAAGGCTGGCTTCAACGCAATTTCCAAGGTTATTCTACCTATGCGGACTGCGACTTAATTGCCATTGGCGTTTCCAGTATCGGTAAAATCGGCAATACTTATGTTCAAAACGAACGTGATATTGATGCCTATTACAACGCTATCGACAATGGTCGTTTACCCGTTATGCGCGGTTACCGCCTCAACCGTGACGACATTCTGCGTCGAAATATTATTCAAGATCTAATGTGCCGATTCTCACTTGATTTTCAAACATATGAAAGTT
It encodes:
- the hemN gene encoding oxygen-independent coproporphyrinogen III oxidase, with the translated sequence MKTIPIHTSQEPEFNRELIASLPASGPRYTSYPTADRFHSGFGESDYLQALQQRNTGALNKPLSLYIHIPFCNTICYYCGCNKIITKDKTRADAYIEYLEKEMALLSPHLNGKLPLAQLHFGGGTPTFLDDDQLERVFDMIRRHFQLLPNGEYSIEIDPRKVSRETVFHLGRLGFNRMSVGIQDFDPKVQQAVNRIQTVEETREVIEAAREAGFKSVSVDLIYGLPYQSLESIKPTIDTVLTLDPDRLALYHYAHLPHIFKPQRRIDTESVPGSEEKLDILQYAVQTLTRKGYTFIGMDHFAKPNDELAIALREGWLQRNFQGYSTYADCDLIAIGVSSIGKIGNTYVQNERDIDAYYNAIDNGRLPVMRGYRLNRDDILRRNIIQDLMCRFSLDFQTYESLFGIPFKQYFSEELSDLLNLAERGLIILKPQGLTVTPKGRFVIRNIAMVFDYHLRHKETAAKYSQTV